A region of the Arenibacter antarcticus genome:
GCGATACAAGAAAACAACTCTTGGCCAGAAGCAGGTACCTATTGTATAAAGCTCCTTCCAACTGGACCCAAAACCAATCCGAAAGAAGTAAAATATTGTTTGCCGAATATCCCGACATAAAGGTAGCCTTCGACCTGGTACAGGGGCTCAGGAACATATTCAATACAGCCACTACTATACAAACGGCATATACGAAACTGGCACACTGGCACAAGGACGTAGAGGCTTCGGGCTTTAAAAGCTTCCAAACAGTGGCTAACAGTATCAGCGTTAATTACAGATCTATACTGAACTATTTTATAAATAAAAGTACGAATGCCTCGGCAGAATCATTCAATGCAAAAATTAAAGCGTTCAGGGCACAATTCAGAGGGGTGAAAAATGTAGAATTCTTCCTTTACAGATTAACTACAATTTTTGCATAAACACAACAATTGGTCATGATCCGTATTAAGCCGTCCCCAGAGTCGATCGGTATTACAAAGATAGGATAGCATATTTTCATAGCAGGGTTGGCTATGAAAATATGCTCGAAGTAGTATTTTTCAAAAAAAATTCTTACTTTGGATTATGCGGGAAGATCTTTTGCATTATATCTGGAAGTACCGAAAATTGCAGGTTAGTAATGTCTACACCTCTACCAATGAGCCTATTCGGATTATGGAGGTAGGTGCCCATAATTTATTGGCAGGTCCAGATTTTTTTAATGCCAAAATTGTTATTGGAGAACAACTATGGGCAGGGACGGTGGAAATTCATGTAAAATCCTCCGATTGGTATGCTCATCATCACGAACAAGATCCCAATTATAACAATGTAATTCTTCACGTTGTTTGGGAGGACGATGTAAATGTATATAGAAAAGACAATACTATTATCCCCACCCTAGTCTTGAAAAATTACATTTCTCAAGAAGTTCTGGATACTTATCTTGAATTATTCCAGCAGAATGGAGGCAAGTTTATCAATTGCGGTCACGCCATTGAAAATGTATCCCAATTGATTTGGAGGAATTGGTTAGAGCGACTCTATTTTGAGCGTCTGGAAAACAAGTGGCTATTGGTTTCCCATCTTCTGTTAGAATCCAAGAACGACTGGGAGAAGGTGTTTTTCATAATGTTGGCGAAGGGTTTTGGGCTAAAGATCAATGGTGATGCTTTTTACGAAATTGCAAAACAGTGCGATTTTTCCATGATACGCAAAATTCAAAACGATACCCTGCGTCTGGAAAGTGCATTTTTTGGATTAGCAGGATTTTTGTCCCAAGATATTCAGGGAGATGACTACTATAATAGTCTGAAAAAGGAATTCGAGTTTTTAAGTACCAAATTCCTTATTTCGGAAAGTCAGGTGCAAAAACCTCAATTCTTTCGGTTAAGGCCTTCCAATTTCCCCACCATTAGACTGTCCCAATTGGCCAATTTGTATTTCGTTCAAAGAAATATTTTCAGCAAGATCTTGGCGGCAAAATCTATAGAGGAACTATACCGATTATTTGCGGTCTCGGCTAGTCCTTATTGGGATCGGCATTACACCTTTGGAAAGGAGTCTGGTTCCAGTCCTAAAAAACTGAGTAAAAAATTTATGGATCTACTGATAATAAATACCGTTTTGCCGATTAAAATAGGGTATTCAAAGCATTTTGGAGAAGATATTGGCGAGGAAATTATACAGATTATGTCCGGGGTCAAGGCAGAGAATAATAGTGTAATATCCAATTTTAAAAGCCTTAAGGTTTCCTTCCCTTCTGCTTTGGAAAGTCAGGCTGTGTTACAGCTGTACAATGATTACTGTGTAAAAAATAAATGCCTGCAATGTGTGGTAGGACATGGATTATTGAATGGAAAAGCCTAATTTTAGATCATGAATATTTTTTATAGATTACTTTACTATTTTCAGAAACGGGGCTTTGAAGTATGCAGGCGTATTGCAGAACGTCTAGGGATTAGGACGAGGGTGGTAAGGACTTCTTTTATCTACCTCACTTTTGTAACCCTCGGTTTTGGATTTGCCCTTTACCTATTTATGGCCTTTTGGCTTAGAATAAAGGATCTGGTATATACAAAAAGAACTTCTGTTTTTGACCTTTAAGGAAAATTAGACTTTTTCGTCCCACAAGTTATCTGCTGCTATTTTTTAGGATGTTGGGGTATTGGTTCTTTCCTGATCGTGCCTGAGTAGTTTGGTTTTACTGGACCATCATTAAAGTGACTGCGGTTGGTTTTTTGGTGGTTAGGTCCTGAAAGATTAAATAATTGAATGAAATGCACCCTTTTTATTGAAATATTTTCAAAAGATATATTTTTTTGCATTGATTATTTTTATGATATTGCTAAAATCATGTACTTATAGCCAACTAAAACTTAACCTTTTTATCGAATTATGAAGAAAAACCTAGCTTTTATTATCTCCCTATTTTCTCTTACCGTCTTTTCGCAAGAATTATTAGTAAAGGAAACACTTTTAAATCCCTCAGTAAATATCAATGATGGGGTTATTAAATTAGAAGTGGAAGGAGGTACCCCGCCCTATCAATATAAATGGAGCAACCAAGCAACAGCATTAACCTCTAACCAGGCGGTTGGACTGGTGGAGGGATTGGCCTATACGGTCAAGATTACGGATGCTAAAGGGTTGACCATAACCAAGGAGTATAAGGTGCCATCGGAGGCTATAACTGAAGTGTTTAATGGGGTTATGACCCCGGCTGTTAGTGCATTGGGATCCATTCTTTTTTGGGACCCCTTTGCTGCAATCGGCATTTACGACCCAGTAGTCCATGCAGACGTAAAACTGATAGGAGTACCCAATTGGTCTCCTGAGTTGAAGGATAAGTTTATGTTGAAGAAATGGTTGCTGCCCGAAGGCCATAAAGTGAAAAAGGGAGATAAAATAGCTATTGTGTCTCGTAACAGTGGTGCAGTTGATACCATAATCGCCCCGGTGGCGGGAGAACTCCAGTATCTTGCTAAGGAAGGTAAAGTAGTCTATAATTCTGAAAATATTGAACATGTTATAGAGCAAGGAGCACATTTTTTGGCCAGTATAAAGTATGATGAACCTGTTGCCATTTTACACCCTAATGGAGATGCACAAGAGAAAGCAATCCCATTTATTGTGATCTGGTTGGTTATTGGTGCTTTCTTTTTCACCATTAGAATGGGCTTTATCAATTTTAGGGGGTTTAGGCACTCCCTAGATCTTGCTAGAGGAAAATATGATGATCCCGATGCTCCCGGTCAAGTAACCCATTTTCAAGCATTGGCCACTGCGGTATCAGGTACAGTAGGTCTTGGTAATATTGCGGGGGTTGGGGTTGCTATTTCATTAGGGGGAGCCGGAGCTACCTTTTGGATGATTGTTTGTGGCTTACTGGGAATGTCATCAAAATTTGTAGAATGTACCTTAGGAGTAAAATATAGAGATATTCTTCCTGACGGAAGGGTTTTTGGTGGACCTATGAACTATTTGAGATATGGTCTGGAAAAGAGGAATATGAAGGGGTTAGGGAAGGTGTTGGCAGGATTATTTGCTGTATTGGCGGTTGGAGCCTCCTTTGGTGGAGGTAATATGTTTCAGGCCAATCAGTCCTTTGAGCAGCTTTCAGGGCAATTTCCCGCCTTACAGGGGATGGGGTTTTGGTTCGGAATTATTACTGCGATATTGGTAGGGGTAGTGATTATTGGAGGTATTAGTAGTATAGCCAAGGTGACCGGTAAAGTTGTGCCTATTATGGCATCTATCTATATTGTAGCAGCTATGGCCGTTATCATAATGAATATAGAAAATATAGGTCCGGCATTTACTGCCATTTTTGATGGGGCATTTAGTCCCAGTGCTCTAAAAGGTGGGGTGATCGGAGTGTTGATAGTTGGATTCCAAAGAGCTGCTTTCTCGAATGAGGCAGGAGTGGGGTCCGCTGCAATTGCTCATAGTACGGCCAAGACAAATCATCCTCCTTCAGAAGGGTTTGTTGCGCTATTGGAACCGTTTATAGATACTGTGGTTGTTTGTACCTTGACCGCGTTGGTGTTAATTTTTACAGGTATGCACGAAGTGGGCGGCTTAGGTGGCGCACAGTTGACCTCTGATGCCTTTGCAAGTCAAATCTCATGGTTCCCCTATGTGTTGGCCCTCGCAGTATTCCTGTTTGCTTTTTCAACTATGATATCCTGGTCGTATTACGGGATGAGGGCGTGGACCTATCTTTTTGGGAAAAGCAAAAAGGTGGAGTTTGTGTATAAAATGTTGTTCTTAGTTTTTGTGGTTATCGGGGCTTCCGTTAGTTTGGGGGCTGTGTTGGACTTTTCCGACATGATGATCTTGGCAATGTCGTTTCCTAATATAATAGGCTTATACATTATGTCCGGAGAGGTGAAAACTGATCTTAAGGGCTATTTAATTAAACTGAAGTCGAACCAATTGTACAAAAAGCAAAAGGCCTAGGTTATATAATTCAAAAATAGTTGTGATTCTTATCGATAATTCCGCCTAATCCTGCATTAAATGCAATGTGTTGGGCGGAATTATATATTAAAGGTGGTATAAATGTATTTTTTCCCGAACTTGCGCCACTTAATAAAATTACCCATTAATAAGATTAGGTAAAAGATGGCAAAATCAACGGAATCTTGGGGCTCGCGTGTGGGGCTTATTTTGGCAATGGCCGGGAACGCAGTAGGATTGGGGAATTTTTTAAGATTTCCTATTCAAGCTGTTGAAAATGGGGGAGGGGCATTTATTATTCCGTATTTGGTCTGTTTTTTATTAATGGGAATTCCCTTATTGTTTATAGAGTGGTCCTCCGGTCGTTATGGCGGTAGGTTTGGAAATCATAGTACTCCGTATATTTTGGATTCTATGGTAAAAGGGAGGGCACTTAAGTATATTGGAGTGTTTGGTATTTTCACCAATTTAGCCATAGTGGCCTATTATTCCTATATAGAGTCGTGGACCATGTCCTACGTTTATCATTCTTTAAAAGGGACTTTTTCTGGGATGTCTCAGGGGGAAGTCGCAGGTTTTTTCAATTCCTATGTAGATGTAACACATAGTACCACTGGTATTCCTTACGAAGCGGTTGTTTTCTTTGTGCTCTGTCTGGCCTTCAATACTTTTATATTATCTAAAGGTATCCGAGGGGTAGAGAAAGTCGCGAAAATTGGTATGCCATTACTGATTCTTTTTGGAATACTTTTAGCAATACGGGGATATACCTTAGGTACTAGCGGGGCATCAGATCTTTTCCCAAATGCCAACGCTTGGGATGGATTAAATTTTTTATGGACACCTCAATATGATTCCTTGCTCAACCCAAAAGTGTGGTTGGCAGCGGCCGGACAAATATTCTTTACCCTATCCGTTGGCCTGGGGACCATTCATTGCTATGCTTCCTATGTTAGGAGTAAGGACGATATAGCCCTCAACTCGGTCACTGCAGGCTTTATGAACGGATTTGTTGAGGTGGTTATTGGAAGTGCTATCGTTATACCGATCGCTGCAGGTTATTTAGGGTTAGATTGGGTGATGAACAATGCAGGATTTGGAATGGCTTTTCAGACCATGCCGTATTTATTTCAACAATGGGGACCTGTCCTCGCGGCGGTTGCAGGAGTTATGTGGTTTGGATTATTGTTCTTTTCCGGAATTACCAGTTCCTTGGCAATGGGGACTCCTTGGCTGGGCTTTATGAGAGACGAATTTGGATGGAGCAATACAAAAGGGGCGTGGTCTTTTGGAGTAATGGCACTGATACTGGGTTTGCCGACGGTCTTTTTTTATCAGGAAGGAGTATTTGATGATTATGATTATTGGGCCGGGACCGTGAGTTTGGTGTTCTTTGCATTTTTTGAAGTTATTTTGTACTCCTGGGTATTTGGGATCGATAAGGGTTGGCGTGAAATTAACCTAGGTGCCGATATTAAAGTGCCAACCATCTATAAATACGTTATCAAGTATGTCACACCCCTGTTGTTGGGGTGGGTCTTCTTTGCTAGTATTCCAAGCATGTTCGATAAATTAACCCATCAGGATACCTTCAATAGATCTTCCTTTGCCGATGTTTATTATGCAGAGAATTTTGACAGGACTGGAACTGCAATTGGTACCGTGGAGGAAGTTGGTGCTCGCTATATTAAATTTTCCTTTGAAAACACTCGAAAAAGGTTCGATAAGGATAGTAATATGGCATTGTACGAAGAATTTATCGACGCTAAAGAGTATGCCTTTTCCGAGGACCAAAAAGCAACAGTTGTTGTAGGGGATCAAATTAAACCTGGTGATGTTATTGCTGAGGGCAATTTTATAAATAATGTCTTTTATAAAAATATTGGTAGGTCAATTTTGGTCTGCTTGTTTTTATTTATTTCATTATTAGTATATTTAGCCTATAATAAAAGATTAAAAGAAGGGAGGGCTACATTATGAATTCATCCGCATTGACTATTATGATATTAGCGCAGGGAGTCTTTTTTTTCTTTGCGATATATTTTTTTTATAAGGTATTGACAACGCCTCCCAAGCAAGAGCCGGATTCCTATTCGGAGAATGATGATATTGTGCGTAGGCAAAACGATTAAGTTGTGAGCAGAAAATCAATAAAATCCCATTTCAGTTTTAATAAACAAGAACGAAATGGGATTTTCTTTTTGTTATTTATCATACTTTTTCTACAATTGTTGTATTATGTTTGGGCTACTAATTCTCCAACGCTTCACCAGCCACAACTAAAGTTTGATCCCGAAGTTCAGTGGAGAATGGAGCAGCTTAAGATAGCGTTTACTCAGCAGGATTCGGTAGTCATTTACGACTTTAACCCCAACTTCATTACAGATTATAAAGGATATGTATTGGGAATGTCGCCTATCGAAATAGATAGGCTGCACAGCTTTAGAGCCGAAAGGAAATTTGTGAATTCCACCCAAGAATTCCAAGAGGTAACCTTGGTCTCGGATTCATTATTAAAAGTATTGTCGCCCTATTTTAAATTTCCCGATTGGACACAAAAGCCCAAACGAACAATAAATAATAAAGAGAGACAATCTTCAGAAAATAAGTTAGAAGGCGCAATATATGTTGGTGGAAAGGAGGTTAAAGTGCCTAAAGTGGGTTTGGAGTTTAAGAATATTAACCTAGCAACAGCGGCAGATTTAAGGACAATTTCAGGGGTTGGTGAAATATTGTCTAACCGTGTTATAAAATTTAGGGATCGCCTTGGAGGATTTGTAGTGGAAGAACAATTGGAGCATGTTTATGGTTTGGAAAAGGAGGTTGTCTTAAAGGTGTGGGAGCGGTTTAGGATTGTGGATGCACCGAGGATAGTCAAGATAAATATAAATGATGCCTCTGCTGCAGAATTGGTGAAACTAGTGTATATAAATTATAAGTTGGCCAATAGGATAGTTGCTTTTAGGGAGTTTAATGGGGTCATTTCTTCATTCGAGGAATTGTTAGATTTAGAGGATTTCCCTTCCGAAAAAATAGATATAATTCAGTTATATTTGCAATTATAAAATAGTAACAGCAAATACAATGGTAATTGATACCCCTAGTTCAATGAGTTTTGATTATTCGGAAACACAAAAAATGGTGGCTACCTCTGCAATGGAGTTCGCTGAACAGTACATACGACCTTTTGTAATGGAATGGGACGAGGCGCAAACCTTCCCGGTAGAAGTTTTCAAAAAGGCTGGGGAGATGGGCTTTATGGGTGTGTTGGTTCCAGTAGAGTTGGGGGGCTCTGGCTTAGGTTATCATGAATATATAAGTATTATTGAGGAGATCTCTAAAGTTGATCCTTCCATTGGTCTTTCAGTTGCCGCACATAATTCTTTGTGCACTAATCATATTCTAACCTTTGGAAGCGAAGAGCAAAAACAAAGATGGATTCCTAAATTAGCTACTGCTGAATGGATCGGTGCTTGGGGTTTAACCGAGCATAATACGGGTTCTGATGCGGGTGGAATGAATACTACAGCGGTAAAAGAAGGAGATTCTTGGGTGATTAGCGGAGCCAAGAATTTTATTACCCACGGAAAAAGTGGGGATATAGCAGTGGTTATAGTGAGAACTGGTGAAAAAGGGGATAGCCGTGGAATGACCGCCTTTGTTATTGAAAAAGGCACGGTGGGATTTTCTAGCGGTAAAAAGGAAAATAAATTGGGGATGCGGGCAAGTGAAACGGCCGAATTGATCTTTGATAATTGTAAAATTCCAGATGCCAATAGATTGGGAGAGGTAGGAGAGGGATTTGTTCAGTCTATGAAAATATTGGATGGTGGAAGAATTTCGATCGGGGCATTGTCACTTGGTATCGCCAAAGGGGCTTATGAGGCTGCCTTAAAATATTCTAAGGAAAGGGTTCAGTTTGGAAAACCAATCAGTCAATTTCAAGGAATTTCCTTTAAATTGGCAGATATGGCAACGGAAATTGAAGCTGCAGAGTTGTTGCTTCATAAATCAGCATTTCTTAAAAATGAGGGTCGTAATGTTACTAAATTGGGAGCTATGGCAAAAATGTTTGCTTCTGAAGTCTGTGTAAGAGCTGCGAATGAAGCAGTCCAAATTCACGGTGGATATGGGTATACCAAAGATTATCCAGTGGAAAAATTTTACCGAGATTCCAAGCTGTGTACTATTGGAGAAGGTACTACCGAGATCCAAAAGATTGTAATCGCAAGAAATATTTTAAAGTAAGTTTGCCTTTCCTTCCAGATCTCACAAAATCTTGTTAATCGACTTCCATTTTATGGGGTGTCACCTGTGGGGAGTGTAAAACTATATTTGATTTGGTTACAAGGCCTAATTCTACTATTATATCATTATGAGCATTAATTGGATACTATTGATCCTTGGTGGATTGTTTGAGACCGGGTTTGCTATAAGTTTAGGGAAGGCGCAACAGACAACGGGCAAGGAGATGTGGCTGTGGTTGGTGGCCTTTGCCATTTGCGTGTGTATTAGTATGTATCTTCTTTTTAAGGCTATGGGGGGTGAAAGAGCTATTCCTGTAGGTACCGCTTATGCTGTCTGGGGTGCTATTGGGGCAATTGGAACCATCATTGCCGGTATCCTCCTATTTAAAGAACCAGCTACTTTTTGGCGGCTATTCTTTCTCTCTACGCTTGTTATTTCAGTAATCGGGTTGCAGGTAGTTAGTAGTAATGCTTAAGTTAAGGGTTGGTTAATTTCAATTAGAAGTGTTTTTCCTGTAATTTTTAAATGGCGTAATATTCTACGGGCTAAGTCTTTAGTGGGTTTGGTAGTGTAGGGGGTTTGAAGAGTTTGAAAAATATTCTGAAATAATTATTTGATTTTCATTATTAAGGCATATATTTGCAGCCTTAATCACAAAAGAGAGGAGGTTATCGCCCATGTTAATTATACCAATAAAAGAAGGAGAGAATATAGATAGAGCTTTAAAGCGTTTTAAGCGAAAGTTCGATAAAACAGGTACAATGCGTCAGTTGAGAAAACGTCAGCAGTTTACTAAGCCGTCTGTGTTGAATAGAGCACAAAGACAGAAAGCTCAGTATATTCAAGGTTTAAGAGATCAAGAAGAAATCTAGATCCTAATACCGTACTTAGTAAAAATTTAAACGTCTTACCGTAACGGTAAGACGTTTTCTTGTTTTGTAGATTTTACTTATCATTTATGGGGTGTTGAAAAAGCTTGATCTAGAGGTTTTTCTAAGTTATACTTTTGTAACTTTGGATTATGTCCATAGCATCCTTTATATCTTATTTGTCCCTGGAGAAAAATTACTCTCCCCATACGGTTCTCGCCTATGAGAAGGATATTCTTGATTTTAAAGATTTCTCAACACTTCAATTTGGTTTAACTGATATTGATGAGGCTTCCTATGGATTAATAAGAACTTGGATCATATCGTTGGTGGAATCTGGTATTTCTAATAGGTCGGTCAACCGGAAGGTGGCTTCCTTAAAAGCGTATTACAAGTTTCTTTTAGGATTGGAGAAATTAACTATTAATCCCTTGGCAAAGCACAAGGCTTTAAAAATTCCCAAAAAAGTTGAAGTGCCATTTTCTGAATTGGAAATGGAACGGGTGTTGGGGCAGGTGAACTACGGGAATACGTTTAAGGGAAAGCGGGATAAGTTGATAATAGAATTGTTGTATGCCACAGGAATCAGGAGGGCGGAGCTAATCAATCTGAAGATGAAGGATGTTGACTTGGACGGGAACACTATTAAAGTGCTGGGAAAGAGAAGCAAGGAGCGAATAGTGCCGCTTCTGGAGTTGGTGAAACAATCGTTTCTGGAGTATGAGGTAGTGCGTAATGAGTTAAATGCAATTCAAGATGAGGCGTATGTTTTTCTTTCTTCCAAGGGGAATAAAATATACGAAACGCTTGTTTATAGAGTTATAAATAGGTATTTTAGTGAGGTGTCTACGAAGGTAAAAAAAAGTCCGCATATTTTGCGACACACCTTTGCGACGCATTTATTAAACAAAGGAGCGGATTTAAATGCTGTCAAAGAATTGTTGGGTCATTCTAGTCTGGCTTCTACTCAGGTTTATATCCACAATAGTATAGCGGAATTGAAAAAAGTTCATTTCAGTGCTCATCCTAGGAATAAGAAATTGTAGTATAGTATGTATTGTATTGTTTAACTCTAAAAAATTTTATTGTATGAAAGTAAACACGCAATCGGTAAATTTTACAGCTGATGGTAAACTAATTGATTTTGTTCAGTCCAGATTAAATAAAATGGAACAGTTTTATGATAAGGTAATTAGTTCGGATGTGTATCTTAAGGTGGAGAACACAAGTGCAAAGGAAAATAAAATCGTGGAAATCAAGGTATTGGTTCCTCGAGATAAGTTTGTAGTAAAGAAACAATGCAAGTCTTTTGAAGAGGCGATCGATACCGCTTGTAGTTCGCTGGAGCGACAATTGGTGAAGCGAAAGGAAAAAATACGGCTAAACGCATAAAGTTTTTTTAAAAAATGTTTTGATTAGAAAAATAAATATCTACATTTGCAGTCCGTTAGAAATAGCGGACTTTTTTTTGACAGAATAAGTAGTTAGTGCCGATGTAGCTCAGTTGGCTAGAGCAGCTGATTTGTAATCAGCAGGTCGTGGGTTCGAGTCCCTCCATCGGCTCAAGTGAAAACAAAAATTATTATTATTTTTGTTGAAATTTTGAAAAGGGTTTGAAAAGCGTCCGGGACGAGAAGTTTGTTTCGAATGTAGTTGAAGGGAAGCCTTCTATCGGCTCAAGGTAAATTAAAGTAAATTTAGTTTGCTTACGTTCATTAAAGTATTAGTTAAAAAACATTGGGGAGATACTCAAGCGGCCAACGAGGGCAGACTGTAAATCTGCTGACTACGTCTTCGCAGGTTCGAATCCTGCTCTCCCCACCATATTTTTGCAATAAAAAGCAGAATATATTTTTGAAATGATGAAATAAATTTTTAGGTTTGCCTAAAAATTGCAATGCGGGAGTAGCTCAGTTGGTAGAGCGTCAGCCTTCCAAGCTGAATGTCGCCGGTTCGAACCCGGTCTCCCGCTCAAAATTTTAACGCAAAAGGCTCCTTAATATGGGGCTTTGTGCGATTAGGATTGATTTGACTTGAATTTGGTTATTCAGTCATAGACAAAGTTAGAGATGACTTTGTCTGAGTTCATTTAACTTTGGGTTGAAGGCGTTATGAGAAGTTGGGGTTTAGCTCGACTTTGAAAAATATTAAAAGCCGGTGTAGCTCAGGGGTAGAGCGTTTCCTTGGTAAGGAAGAGGTCATGAGTTCAAATCTCATCATTGGCTCAATTAAGGCATTATTTGTACACTAATATAAACTAAGAATTAAATTTAACAAACATGGCAAAGGCAACATTTGATCGTTCCAAACCGCATTTAAATATAGGTACTATTGGACACGTGGATCACGGTAAAACTACATTGACTGCAGCTATTACTACGGTATTGGCTAACGCAGGATTTTCTGAAATGAGAAGTTTCGATTCTATCGATAACGCTCCGGAAGAAAAAGAAAGAGGTATTACCATTAACACTTCTCACGTAGAGTACGCAACTGCTAATCGTCACTATGCTCACGTTGACTGTCCTGGTCACGCGGATTACGTAAAGAACATGGTTACTGGTGCTGCTCAAATGGATGGTGCTATATTGGTTGTTGCTGCTACAGATGGTCCTATGCCACAAACTCGTGAGCACATCCTTCTAGGACGCCAGGTTGGTATTCCAAGAATTGTTGTTTTCTTGAACAAAGTTGACATGGTTGATGATGAGGAGCTTTTGGAGTTGGTTGAGATGGAAGTAAGAGAATTGCTTTCTTTCTAT
Encoded here:
- a CDS encoding PspC domain-containing protein translates to MNIFYRLLYYFQKRGFEVCRRIAERLGIRTRVVRTSFIYLTFVTLGFGFALYLFMAFWLRIKDLVYTKRTSVFDL
- a CDS encoding DUF2851 family protein gives rise to the protein MREDLLHYIWKYRKLQVSNVYTSTNEPIRIMEVGAHNLLAGPDFFNAKIVIGEQLWAGTVEIHVKSSDWYAHHHEQDPNYNNVILHVVWEDDVNVYRKDNTIIPTLVLKNYISQEVLDTYLELFQQNGGKFINCGHAIENVSQLIWRNWLERLYFERLENKWLLVSHLLLESKNDWEKVFFIMLAKGFGLKINGDAFYEIAKQCDFSMIRKIQNDTLRLESAFFGLAGFLSQDIQGDDYYNSLKKEFEFLSTKFLISESQVQKPQFFRLRPSNFPTIRLSQLANLYFVQRNIFSKILAAKSIEELYRLFAVSASPYWDRHYTFGKESGSSPKKLSKKFMDLLIINTVLPIKIGYSKHFGEDIGEEIIQIMSGVKAENNSVISNFKSLKVSFPSALESQAVLQLYNDYCVKNKCLQCVVGHGLLNGKA
- a CDS encoding helix-hairpin-helix domain-containing protein; its protein translation is MSRKSIKSHFSFNKQERNGIFFLLFIILFLQLLYYVWATNSPTLHQPQLKFDPEVQWRMEQLKIAFTQQDSVVIYDFNPNFITDYKGYVLGMSPIEIDRLHSFRAERKFVNSTQEFQEVTLVSDSLLKVLSPYFKFPDWTQKPKRTINNKERQSSENKLEGAIYVGGKEVKVPKVGLEFKNINLATAADLRTISGVGEILSNRVIKFRDRLGGFVVEEQLEHVYGLEKEVVLKVWERFRIVDAPRIVKININDASAAELVKLVYINYKLANRIVAFREFNGVISSFEELLDLEDFPSEKIDIIQLYLQL
- a CDS encoding multidrug efflux SMR transporter, whose translation is MNWILLILGGLFETGFAISLGKAQQTTGKEMWLWLVAFAICVCISMYLLFKAMGGERAIPVGTAYAVWGAIGAIGTIIAGILLFKEPATFWRLFFLSTLVISVIGLQVVSSNA
- a CDS encoding tyrosine-type recombinase/integrase, encoding MSIASFISYLSLEKNYSPHTVLAYEKDILDFKDFSTLQFGLTDIDEASYGLIRTWIISLVESGISNRSVNRKVASLKAYYKFLLGLEKLTINPLAKHKALKIPKKVEVPFSELEMERVLGQVNYGNTFKGKRDKLIIELLYATGIRRAELINLKMKDVDLDGNTIKVLGKRSKERIVPLLELVKQSFLEYEVVRNELNAIQDEAYVFLSSKGNKIYETLVYRVINRYFSEVSTKVKKSPHILRHTFATHLLNKGADLNAVKELLGHSSLASTQVYIHNSIAELKKVHFSAHPRNKKL
- a CDS encoding sodium-dependent transporter, which produces MAKSTESWGSRVGLILAMAGNAVGLGNFLRFPIQAVENGGGAFIIPYLVCFLLMGIPLLFIEWSSGRYGGRFGNHSTPYILDSMVKGRALKYIGVFGIFTNLAIVAYYSYIESWTMSYVYHSLKGTFSGMSQGEVAGFFNSYVDVTHSTTGIPYEAVVFFVLCLAFNTFILSKGIRGVEKVAKIGMPLLILFGILLAIRGYTLGTSGASDLFPNANAWDGLNFLWTPQYDSLLNPKVWLAAAGQIFFTLSVGLGTIHCYASYVRSKDDIALNSVTAGFMNGFVEVVIGSAIVIPIAAGYLGLDWVMNNAGFGMAFQTMPYLFQQWGPVLAAVAGVMWFGLLFFSGITSSLAMGTPWLGFMRDEFGWSNTKGAWSFGVMALILGLPTVFFYQEGVFDDYDYWAGTVSLVFFAFFEVILYSWVFGIDKGWREINLGADIKVPTIYKYVIKYVTPLLLGWVFFASIPSMFDKLTHQDTFNRSSFADVYYAENFDRTGTAIGTVEEVGARYIKFSFENTRKRFDKDSNMALYEEFIDAKEYAFSEDQKATVVVGDQIKPGDVIAEGNFINNVFYKNIGRSILVCLFLFISLLVYLAYNKRLKEGRATL
- a CDS encoding acyl-CoA dehydrogenase family protein, giving the protein MSFDYSETQKMVATSAMEFAEQYIRPFVMEWDEAQTFPVEVFKKAGEMGFMGVLVPVELGGSGLGYHEYISIIEEISKVDPSIGLSVAAHNSLCTNHILTFGSEEQKQRWIPKLATAEWIGAWGLTEHNTGSDAGGMNTTAVKEGDSWVISGAKNFITHGKSGDIAVVIVRTGEKGDSRGMTAFVIEKGTVGFSSGKKENKLGMRASETAELIFDNCKIPDANRLGEVGEGFVQSMKILDGGRISIGALSLGIAKGAYEAALKYSKERVQFGKPISQFQGISFKLADMATEIEAAELLLHKSAFLKNEGRNVTKLGAMAKMFASEVCVRAANEAVQIHGGYGYTKDYPVEKFYRDSKLCTIGEGTTEIQKIVIARNILK
- the hpf gene encoding ribosome hibernation-promoting factor, HPF/YfiA family, translated to MKVNTQSVNFTADGKLIDFVQSRLNKMEQFYDKVISSDVYLKVENTSAKENKIVEIKVLVPRDKFVVKKQCKSFEEAIDTACSSLERQLVKRKEKIRLNA
- a CDS encoding amino acid carrier protein, translated to MKKNLAFIISLFSLTVFSQELLVKETLLNPSVNINDGVIKLEVEGGTPPYQYKWSNQATALTSNQAVGLVEGLAYTVKITDAKGLTITKEYKVPSEAITEVFNGVMTPAVSALGSILFWDPFAAIGIYDPVVHADVKLIGVPNWSPELKDKFMLKKWLLPEGHKVKKGDKIAIVSRNSGAVDTIIAPVAGELQYLAKEGKVVYNSENIEHVIEQGAHFLASIKYDEPVAILHPNGDAQEKAIPFIVIWLVIGAFFFTIRMGFINFRGFRHSLDLARGKYDDPDAPGQVTHFQALATAVSGTVGLGNIAGVGVAISLGGAGATFWMIVCGLLGMSSKFVECTLGVKYRDILPDGRVFGGPMNYLRYGLEKRNMKGLGKVLAGLFAVLAVGASFGGGNMFQANQSFEQLSGQFPALQGMGFWFGIITAILVGVVIIGGISSIAKVTGKVVPIMASIYIVAAMAVIIMNIENIGPAFTAIFDGAFSPSALKGGVIGVLIVGFQRAAFSNEAGVGSAAIAHSTAKTNHPPSEGFVALLEPFIDTVVVCTLTALVLIFTGMHEVGGLGGAQLTSDAFASQISWFPYVLALAVFLFAFSTMISWSYYGMRAWTYLFGKSKKVEFVYKMLFLVFVVIGASVSLGAVLDFSDMMILAMSFPNIIGLYIMSGEVKTDLKGYLIKLKSNQLYKKQKA
- the rpsU gene encoding 30S ribosomal protein S21; translation: MLIIPIKEGENIDRALKRFKRKFDKTGTMRQLRKRQQFTKPSVLNRAQRQKAQYIQGLRDQEEI